A stretch of the Corynebacterium maris DSM 45190 genome encodes the following:
- the eccD gene encoding type VII secretion integral membrane protein EccD has product MRNSTAPTHVLRLTVRVHVGAFHREVDLSVPAGSTLADVAPEILDLCAAPQITRPWRATTAAGLPIEQSVALQHSPLDHGSILVLTPAEPVDAPIVRDSAEALVAELGDGRGAFGAAQLATVTGVLALAAVASLFLPLAGALAAGAGAAGAVVVWRRDAHLVALAAIAAAGAAAAAYVDPTFWTGSGWAAVAGTAAAALTALLGAALRTVGTRALAAVLTAGLLLLLGAAGDLLPWLPATTAPAATVLLGCLALLSFGPGAAAKAAGLHVPALPTAGQELTISDAAQPDVQHRARRAGRLTDGMAVGAAVIAAPATVLAGWQGGLWPQLLCLTVAGAVLMHAARHRAPVPGWSLAVIGLSACAGVALAAVRGDQHPAAVALAAAVALAALTAVLWAPRVRDLEPTTMAWWERVEFLAVLACLPIAVQVTGLFGMIRGLG; this is encoded by the coding sequence GTGAGAAACTCAACGGCGCCGACGCATGTGCTGCGCCTGACCGTGCGCGTCCACGTGGGGGCTTTCCACCGGGAGGTGGACTTGTCCGTGCCCGCCGGCTCCACCCTGGCGGACGTGGCGCCCGAAATACTCGACCTGTGCGCCGCACCGCAGATCACCCGCCCCTGGCGGGCGACGACCGCGGCGGGACTGCCCATCGAACAATCCGTCGCGCTGCAGCACTCACCGCTGGACCACGGCTCCATCCTGGTGCTCACCCCGGCTGAACCCGTCGACGCGCCCATCGTCCGCGACTCCGCAGAAGCCCTCGTCGCCGAACTCGGCGACGGACGAGGCGCCTTCGGAGCCGCCCAACTGGCCACCGTCACCGGCGTCCTCGCCCTGGCGGCCGTCGCCTCGCTGTTTCTGCCGCTCGCCGGGGCCCTGGCGGCAGGCGCAGGCGCCGCCGGCGCCGTCGTGGTCTGGCGCCGCGACGCCCACCTCGTCGCCCTGGCCGCCATCGCCGCCGCCGGCGCGGCGGCCGCCGCTTACGTCGACCCGACCTTCTGGACCGGCTCCGGCTGGGCCGCCGTCGCGGGAACGGCCGCCGCCGCCCTGACCGCACTGCTCGGGGCGGCCCTGCGCACAGTGGGGACCCGGGCGCTGGCCGCCGTCCTGACCGCCGGGCTCCTGCTGCTGCTCGGCGCCGCCGGAGACCTGCTGCCCTGGCTGCCCGCCACCACCGCCCCAGCCGCCACCGTGCTGCTCGGCTGTCTGGCGCTGCTGTCCTTCGGCCCCGGCGCCGCCGCCAAAGCCGCCGGACTCCACGTCCCCGCCCTGCCCACCGCCGGGCAGGAACTGACCATCTCCGACGCCGCGCAACCCGACGTCCAGCACCGCGCCCGGCGCGCCGGGCGCCTGACCGACGGCATGGCCGTGGGCGCGGCCGTCATCGCCGCCCCCGCCACCGTGTTGGCCGGGTGGCAGGGCGGTCTGTGGCCCCAACTGCTCTGCCTGACGGTCGCCGGGGCGGTGCTGATGCACGCCGCCCGGCACCGCGCCCCCGTGCCGGGCTGGTCGCTGGCGGTCATCGGGCTCAGCGCGTGTGCCGGCGTCGCCTTGGCCGCGGTGCGCGGCGACCAGCACCCCGCGGCCGTCGCACTGGCCGCCGCAGTCGCCCTCGCCGCGCTCACCGCCGTGCTCTGGGCGCCGCGGGTGCGCGACCTGGAACCGACCACGATGGCCTGGTGGGAACGCGTGGAATTTCTCGCGGTGCTGGCCTGCCTGCCCATCGCGGTGCAGGTCACCGGCCTGTTCGGCATGATCCGGGGACTGGGATGA
- a CDS encoding recombinase family protein, with translation MTTDHGGRAAIYARISEDRQHGAGVARQISECRELAAARGLDVVAVHQDNNISAYTGKDRPGFSALMVDMAMGRIDVVLAWAVDRLARNTEDNERLLVAATKSKVRIITVQGGEADLETAGGKFIARFTALISSYESDIKAARISAAARQRATAGRPPGGIRKFGYSKDHRELDPVEAPALREAVEAVLSGSSVRSQAAMLNERGLLTPSRIRKSDGAEGGRNLWQTTTLRNTLLSPAIAGLVSYKGELFPDVKAQWPAIITPSQHHAMVALLNNPARRTNGRKGRGAKHLGSGLFKCGGQGCVDGTMVAATQRRKHGRAGVYICKYSHSSHGPAGASHTGRAMELTDRTVREVIVARLEKGDIQQALARSKGKDTAALMAERDTVRQAMADLAEAVGAGTMTVAQMTAANAGLMARLGELNERLEAADTSGVLAQLDGVTSPRDYWDDADLERRRAVMDALVEVVILPVGRGRAAGPESIQFNWKV, from the coding sequence ATGACCACAGACCACGGCGGACGCGCCGCCATATATGCGCGTATTTCAGAGGACCGCCAGCACGGCGCGGGCGTGGCCCGGCAAATATCCGAGTGCCGAGAGCTGGCCGCCGCCCGCGGCCTAGACGTGGTGGCCGTCCATCAAGACAACAACATTTCGGCGTACACGGGAAAGGACCGCCCCGGTTTCTCCGCCCTCATGGTGGACATGGCCATGGGCCGGATAGACGTGGTGCTGGCATGGGCCGTGGACCGTCTAGCCCGGAACACGGAGGACAATGAACGGCTATTGGTCGCCGCCACAAAGTCCAAGGTCCGGATAATCACGGTCCAGGGCGGGGAGGCGGACCTGGAGACCGCGGGCGGTAAGTTCATAGCCCGTTTCACCGCGCTCATTTCCAGTTACGAAAGCGACATTAAGGCCGCGCGTATCTCCGCCGCCGCCAGGCAACGGGCTACGGCTGGCCGCCCTCCCGGCGGTATCCGTAAGTTCGGTTACTCCAAGGACCACCGGGAGCTAGACCCCGTGGAGGCCCCGGCGCTCCGTGAGGCCGTGGAGGCCGTCCTGTCCGGGTCCAGCGTCCGCTCACAGGCCGCCATGTTGAATGAACGCGGCCTGTTAACCCCGTCTCGGATACGTAAGTCAGACGGAGCGGAGGGTGGCCGGAACTTATGGCAGACCACCACGCTCCGAAACACGTTGCTATCCCCGGCTATCGCGGGCCTAGTCAGTTACAAGGGCGAACTATTCCCGGACGTGAAAGCCCAGTGGCCCGCGATCATCACCCCGTCACAGCACCACGCCATGGTGGCCCTGTTGAATAACCCGGCGCGGAGGACGAACGGGCGAAAGGGCCGGGGAGCCAAACACTTAGGGTCTGGCCTGTTTAAGTGTGGTGGCCAGGGGTGTGTGGACGGGACCATGGTGGCCGCGACACAACGACGGAAACACGGACGCGCCGGGGTCTACATCTGCAAGTACTCGCACTCCAGCCACGGACCCGCCGGGGCCAGCCACACGGGCCGGGCCATGGAACTTACGGACCGGACTGTCCGGGAGGTCATCGTGGCCCGGCTGGAGAAAGGCGACATCCAACAGGCCCTAGCCCGGTCCAAGGGTAAGGACACCGCCGCGCTTATGGCGGAGCGGGACACGGTACGCCAGGCTATGGCGGACCTGGCGGAGGCCGTGGGAGCCGGGACCATGACCGTGGCGCAGATGACCGCCGCTAACGCGGGTCTCATGGCCCGGCTGGGGGAGCTTAATGAGCGCCTGGAGGCCGCCGACACCTCCGGGGTCCTCGCACAGCTGGACGGGGTGACCTCCCCCAGGGACTACTGGGATGACGCGGACCTGGAGCGCCGCCGCGCCGTCATGGACGCGTTAGTGGAGGTTGTCATCCTCCCGGTGGGCAGGGGCCGGGCCGCCGGGCCGGAGTCAATCCAGTTCAACTGGAAAGTGTGA
- a CDS encoding AAA family ATPase, which translates to MFGATELTAVLGAPPRPGADTAAWVKYARALADAGLPALLVQPGTKYPADLRSEREKDGPGGVHLATTDRATLKKYVERALKDPAEHRPAGHPTPYGPGAHLNWAVRLGGSGYVVADADTPGEVAALRSFLAEHYGGESKVPGPTVLTPGTADGAHKGGGHWWFKLPEGREYAGASATVTVTVPDHSEGFSIYAGDAYVLIPPSRRPEGDYLLVGSDNTAPDPLLAELETAEATAAELVERREDRKRKAEAGELGDMEDQVAAWSQVTPWSEVLTGGWMETGLADNCGCPIWTAPGAHSSPKSATTHVDGCSRPTVDPLNPPMHLWTDNPGPELEAVVAESGSKTMSKLTAYAALAHGGDMSAALEAAEVSAGGGQTLDPARLAELLDPAVSELEREAATEALESLRPDVAKHVQDLMARREAERVVKRLERSQAEGDRKPVEAVSLADLMAQDPPAERWTIDGLWSAEGQTLLYAPAKVGKSRLAHNVLEALTGGGLFLDKFRALQATRRVGLIDMELAPAMLQSRLKDLDRTEWSNGVVWTLRDNPSSFDLTDPATLAEWAAKIKAQDVEVLIVDPLSAVIRSTGLDEWRDGGRVLQLLRELCARAGVRAHLVVDHASSKAGGMDNGPRGDSGKLDVVDHVWKFYPDGDNEATPTSTDRFHLETTGRAYPVSATVRLDGGRYVSTEPLQTSHRGLELAYRAWPAVQGQVDKAHRQMMTEKPDRDPAMAWPSRNYLQETVRSQITAQCGVGRNQLREALDSLTAQGVLETVTGNGKTGVLRPSGREPINPADPFDNDPAAGA; encoded by the coding sequence GTGTTCGGAGCCACTGAATTGACCGCCGTACTCGGAGCACCGCCGCGCCCTGGAGCGGACACCGCCGCCTGGGTGAAATACGCCCGCGCCCTGGCGGACGCTGGACTCCCCGCCCTACTGGTCCAGCCGGGAACGAAATACCCCGCGGACCTCCGTTCCGAGCGGGAGAAAGACGGTCCCGGCGGGGTCCACCTGGCCACCACCGACCGCGCCACATTGAAAAAGTACGTGGAACGCGCCCTCAAAGACCCGGCGGAGCACCGGCCCGCCGGACACCCCACGCCCTACGGCCCCGGCGCTCACCTGAATTGGGCGGTCCGTCTCGGAGGCTCCGGGTACGTGGTGGCGGACGCGGACACACCGGGGGAGGTCGCCGCCCTCCGGTCATTCCTGGCGGAGCACTACGGCGGGGAGTCCAAGGTCCCCGGCCCCACCGTCCTCACCCCCGGTACCGCGGACGGAGCACATAAGGGCGGGGGTCACTGGTGGTTTAAGCTCCCGGAGGGCCGGGAGTACGCCGGGGCCTCCGCCACTGTCACCGTGACTGTCCCGGACCACTCGGAGGGCTTTTCCATCTACGCGGGGGACGCTTACGTCCTTATTCCGCCGTCCCGCCGTCCGGAGGGGGACTACCTGTTAGTGGGGTCCGATAACACGGCCCCGGACCCCCTGCTGGCGGAGCTGGAGACGGCGGAGGCTACCGCGGCGGAGCTGGTAGAGCGCCGGGAGGACCGTAAGCGTAAGGCGGAGGCCGGGGAACTCGGAGACATGGAGGACCAGGTGGCCGCCTGGTCACAGGTCACCCCCTGGTCCGAGGTCCTTACAGGCGGATGGATGGAGACCGGCCTGGCGGATAACTGCGGTTGTCCTATCTGGACCGCGCCGGGTGCTCACTCCAGTCCTAAGTCCGCCACCACTCACGTAGACGGGTGCTCCCGCCCTACCGTGGACCCGCTTAACCCGCCCATGCACCTGTGGACGGATAACCCTGGCCCGGAGCTGGAGGCCGTGGTGGCAGAGAGTGGCTCCAAGACCATGAGCAAGCTCACCGCGTACGCCGCCCTGGCACACGGCGGGGACATGTCCGCCGCGCTGGAGGCCGCCGAGGTCTCCGCCGGTGGGGGCCAGACACTGGACCCGGCCCGGCTGGCGGAACTGTTAGACCCCGCGGTCTCGGAGCTGGAGAGGGAAGCGGCCACGGAGGCCCTGGAGAGTCTCCGTCCGGACGTGGCTAAACACGTCCAGGACCTCATGGCCCGCCGGGAGGCGGAGCGCGTGGTCAAGCGCCTGGAGCGCTCACAGGCGGAGGGGGACCGTAAGCCGGTGGAGGCCGTGTCCCTGGCGGACCTCATGGCACAGGACCCGCCCGCGGAGCGGTGGACCATTGACGGCCTATGGTCCGCCGAGGGCCAGACGCTGTTATACGCTCCCGCCAAGGTAGGTAAGTCACGGCTAGCCCATAACGTCCTGGAGGCATTGACCGGCGGCGGCCTGTTTCTGGATAAGTTCCGCGCACTCCAGGCCACCCGGCGCGTTGGTCTCATTGACATGGAGCTGGCCCCGGCCATGCTCCAGTCCCGGCTCAAGGACCTGGACCGCACGGAGTGGAGTAACGGGGTGGTCTGGACGCTCCGGGACAACCCGTCAAGTTTCGACCTCACGGACCCGGCGACGCTAGCGGAATGGGCCGCCAAAATTAAGGCACAGGACGTGGAGGTCTTAATCGTGGACCCGCTTTCCGCCGTTATCCGCTCCACCGGGCTGGATGAATGGCGCGACGGTGGCCGGGTCCTCCAGCTACTCCGGGAGCTATGCGCCCGCGCTGGGGTCCGCGCCCACCTGGTAGTGGACCACGCCTCCAGTAAGGCCGGAGGGATGGACAACGGGCCGCGCGGTGACTCCGGAAAACTGGACGTAGTTGACCATGTGTGGAAGTTCTACCCAGACGGCGACAACGAAGCCACCCCCACGTCCACCGACCGTTTCCACCTGGAGACCACGGGCCGCGCTTACCCGGTCTCCGCCACGGTGAGACTGGACGGAGGCCGGTACGTATCCACGGAGCCGCTCCAGACCTCCCACCGCGGCCTAGAGCTGGCGTACCGGGCATGGCCCGCCGTCCAGGGCCAGGTGGATAAAGCACACCGCCAGATGATGACGGAGAAACCGGACCGGGACCCAGCCATGGCGTGGCCGTCTCGGAACTACCTACAGGAAACGGTCCGCTCCCAGATCACGGCACAGTGTGGCGTGGGACGTAACCAGCTCCGTGAGGCGCTGGACAGTCTCACCGCCCAGGGGGTCCTGGAGACCGTCACGGGGAACGGGAAAACAGGGGTCCTCCGCCCCTCCGGACGGGAACCGATTAACCCGGCGGACCCGTTCGACAATGACCCCGCGGCGGGGGCCTAG
- a CDS encoding type VII secretion protein EccC, translated as MMGMSMLMMFAPPHSEGDVDETRRTYLRHLAALRETALANAVQQRRHELHRHPDPADVHAGVGSRRLWERAAADPDALEVRLGLGDAALCTPVEVADPGAAEDLDPVCAVSLRQTVRAVNTVAQVPVAVQLRAFRFLALAGTGSHDLARALVAQLVFHHGPETVGLKVIGPGAPAWEWVKWLPHTRAPEEAAYPVLLVVDQVTTGTEDFIDDDAWAVVVDVGSRPATALAQRAETEGLAVTAGAGLDVHTEAGVETIGVPDALSPEQAVLLARALTRYQRPEAPGEGGGSGDLLTLLGVADVEQLTPEAMWRGREGTAARLTVPIGVTPQGAAVRLDLKESAHGGSGPHGLCIGATGSGKSELLKTLVVALAATHSPDELNLVLVDFKGGATFLGCEDLPHTSAVITNLADEAVLVERMYDAISGEMNRRQEILREAGNFANVSDYTAARSHGREDLPPLPALLIIVDEFSELLSEHPDFADLFVAVGRLGRSLHVHLLLASQRLEEGKLRGLDSHLSYRIGLKTFSAGESRQVLGVTDAHKLPAQPGAGFLRTDVDELTRFQAAYVSGPLPRRVVEHSPQAGVHRVEHYTGWEQFDVEDEIPVTLDESTTLLAAVVEASRAAAGLRGQRAHRMWLDPLPERVDVAAVAEPVGELSCVVGVIDDPYHQRQDPLVLELGSGGGHVAVCGGPQTGKTMALRTIAASLAATHTTGRLRFYVIDFGGGGLGNLGRLPHTAGVADRTEPERIRRIVDEVLGVVDEPQPIHTFLLIDGWHALAASGSDFEDLVDPVTRIAADGPSAGVHLVVSTPRWSVLRPAIRDLITHRMELKLSEALDSLIDRKAQEKLPSAPGRGLTVDAGQMLIAYTATQDLAFIAAEADRQGQRGVDKLKVLPETVTLAELAPATGPGLPLAVGGPRLETVAWDPETDGHLVCVGSSGSGKSTLLATLVAQISDLGRRRARLVVVDQRRAHLGTLDDDMVAAYAAQSAATQEALAAATVTLTARLPGADVTPAQLAERSWWEGPDIYVVIDDLDLIAEADLHDLAGLLPHARDIGLHVLLARKSGGIGRALYSGFLNALRDEQPAVLLLDADKDEGQIFGIRPSRQPAGRGTWATRGTSVGMVQVAQVSA; from the coding sequence ATGATGGGCATGTCGATGCTGATGATGTTCGCGCCCCCGCACAGCGAAGGCGACGTCGACGAGACGCGCCGCACCTATCTGCGCCACCTCGCCGCGTTGCGGGAGACGGCGTTGGCCAACGCGGTCCAGCAGCGGCGCCACGAGTTGCACCGGCACCCGGATCCGGCGGACGTGCACGCGGGGGTGGGCTCGCGCCGGTTGTGGGAGCGCGCCGCCGCGGACCCGGACGCCCTGGAGGTCCGGTTGGGGCTCGGCGACGCGGCGTTGTGCACGCCGGTGGAGGTCGCGGACCCGGGGGCGGCGGAAGACCTCGACCCGGTGTGCGCGGTCAGCCTGCGGCAGACGGTGCGGGCGGTGAACACGGTCGCACAGGTGCCGGTGGCGGTGCAGTTGCGGGCGTTCCGGTTCTTGGCGCTGGCCGGCACGGGCTCCCATGACCTGGCCCGGGCGCTGGTCGCCCAGCTGGTGTTTCACCACGGCCCGGAGACGGTGGGCCTCAAGGTGATCGGCCCGGGCGCGCCGGCGTGGGAATGGGTCAAGTGGCTGCCGCACACCCGCGCCCCCGAGGAGGCCGCCTACCCGGTGTTGCTGGTCGTCGACCAGGTCACCACCGGCACGGAGGACTTCATCGACGACGACGCGTGGGCGGTGGTCGTCGACGTCGGCTCCCGGCCCGCCACCGCTCTGGCCCAGCGCGCGGAGACGGAAGGGTTGGCGGTGACCGCCGGGGCGGGGTTGGACGTGCACACCGAGGCCGGGGTGGAGACCATCGGCGTGCCGGACGCGTTGAGCCCCGAACAGGCGGTGCTGCTCGCCCGCGCGCTGACCCGCTACCAGCGCCCGGAGGCGCCCGGGGAAGGCGGCGGCTCCGGGGACCTGCTGACGCTGCTGGGGGTGGCGGACGTCGAACAGCTCACCCCGGAGGCGATGTGGCGCGGCCGGGAAGGCACCGCGGCGCGGCTGACGGTGCCCATCGGGGTGACCCCGCAGGGGGCGGCGGTGCGGCTGGACCTGAAGGAGTCCGCGCACGGCGGCTCCGGTCCGCACGGCCTGTGCATCGGCGCGACCGGCAGCGGCAAATCCGAGCTCCTAAAAACGCTGGTGGTCGCGCTGGCGGCCACCCACAGCCCCGACGAGCTGAACCTGGTGCTGGTCGACTTCAAGGGCGGCGCCACCTTCCTCGGCTGCGAAGATTTGCCGCACACCTCTGCGGTGATCACCAACCTGGCGGACGAGGCCGTGCTGGTGGAGCGCATGTACGACGCCATCAGCGGGGAAATGAACCGGCGCCAAGAAATCCTGCGCGAGGCGGGCAACTTCGCCAACGTCTCCGACTACACCGCCGCCCGGTCACACGGGCGCGAAGACCTGCCGCCGCTGCCGGCGCTGCTGATCATCGTCGACGAATTCTCCGAGCTGCTGTCCGAACACCCGGACTTCGCGGACCTGTTCGTCGCCGTCGGCAGGCTCGGCCGGTCGCTGCACGTGCACCTGCTGCTGGCCAGCCAGCGGCTGGAGGAAGGCAAGCTCCGGGGCCTGGATTCACACCTGTCCTACCGCATCGGGCTGAAGACCTTCTCCGCGGGCGAATCCCGGCAGGTCCTGGGAGTGACGGACGCGCACAAACTGCCCGCCCAACCGGGCGCGGGCTTTCTGCGCACGGACGTCGACGAGCTGACCCGGTTCCAGGCGGCGTACGTCTCCGGCCCGTTGCCGCGCCGGGTCGTCGAGCATTCCCCGCAGGCCGGGGTTCACCGGGTGGAGCACTACACCGGCTGGGAGCAATTCGACGTCGAAGACGAGATCCCGGTGACCCTCGACGAGTCGACCACGCTGCTGGCCGCCGTCGTCGAGGCCTCCCGGGCGGCCGCGGGCCTGCGCGGGCAACGGGCCCACCGCATGTGGCTCGACCCGCTGCCGGAACGCGTCGACGTCGCCGCCGTCGCGGAACCGGTGGGGGAGTTGTCGTGCGTGGTCGGCGTCATCGATGACCCGTACCACCAGCGGCAGGATCCGCTGGTGCTCGAGTTAGGTTCCGGCGGCGGGCACGTGGCCGTCTGCGGCGGCCCCCAGACGGGCAAGACCATGGCCCTGCGCACGATCGCGGCCTCGTTGGCCGCCACCCACACCACTGGGCGGCTGCGTTTCTACGTCATCGACTTCGGCGGCGGCGGACTGGGCAACCTGGGGCGTCTGCCGCACACGGCGGGCGTCGCCGACCGCACCGAACCGGAGCGCATCCGCCGCATCGTCGACGAGGTGCTCGGCGTCGTCGATGAGCCCCAGCCGATCCACACTTTCTTACTCATCGACGGCTGGCACGCCCTGGCCGCCAGCGGCTCCGACTTCGAGGACCTCGTCGACCCCGTCACCCGCATCGCCGCCGACGGCCCCAGCGCCGGCGTCCACCTGGTCGTCAGCACCCCGCGGTGGAGCGTGTTGCGGCCGGCCATCCGTGACCTGATCACCCACCGGATGGAGCTCAAACTCAGTGAAGCGCTCGACTCGCTCATCGACCGCAAGGCCCAGGAGAAGCTCCCGTCGGCCCCCGGCCGTGGCCTGACCGTTGACGCGGGGCAGATGCTGATCGCCTACACCGCCACCCAGGACCTGGCGTTCATCGCCGCCGAGGCCGACCGGCAGGGACAACGCGGCGTCGACAAGCTGAAGGTCCTGCCGGAGACCGTCACTCTCGCGGAGCTCGCACCGGCCACCGGTCCAGGTCTGCCGCTCGCCGTCGGCGGGCCCCGGCTGGAGACCGTCGCCTGGGACCCGGAGACCGACGGACACCTCGTGTGCGTGGGCTCCTCCGGTTCCGGGAAATCCACGCTGCTGGCCACCCTCGTCGCCCAGATCAGCGACCTCGGCAGACGACGCGCCCGGCTCGTGGTCGTCGACCAACGCCGCGCGCACCTGGGCACCCTCGACGACGACATGGTCGCCGCCTACGCCGCCCAATCCGCCGCCACCCAGGAAGCGCTCGCCGCGGCGACGGTCACCCTCACCGCCCGACTGCCCGGCGCCGACGTCACCCCGGCGCAACTCGCCGAGCGCTCCTGGTGGGAGGGCCCGGACATCTACGTCGTCATCGACGACCTCGACCTGATCGCCGAAGCGGACCTGCACGACCTCGCCGGCCTGCTGCCGCACGCGCGCGACATCGGCCTGCACGTCCTGCTGGCCCGGAAATCCGGCGGGATCGGCCGCGCCCTCTACAGCGGCTTCCTCAACGCACTGCGCGATGAACAACCCGCCGTGCTCCTGCTCGACGCGGACAAGGACGAGGGACAGATCTTCGGGATCAGACCCAGCCGTCAACCCGCCGGCCGCGGCACCTGGGCGACCCGCGGCACGAGCGTCGGCATGGTCCAGGTAGCGCAGGTGAGCGCATGA
- a CDS encoding type VII secretion-associated protein codes for MSPAHAVTVTVLDTVTVFDGTDTVYRYDIPAAGISEGWAFSAAVDQIRQLAGPADAAGGETIRVELEADDDIDPELRRALSARGFLLDDDADNDGAATAEADAPPPAAPVRGRHRLTRTTRRRMPAVVLAGAAVLLALPLGVMAARSAGGAATPSPSTSTAAPTTSAAASTPPPAPTTSAAPTPTPDPVVTHRQDGLAMDTPRGYRITDQAETTVFTGPDPDLRIHTAADPVPEAGAESLLQGLRAQIDADPTLQEPVNGGGRLSYVERPGDGSEVRWQTWVVGDSQLSVGCHTRWAASPEQREICELAQASFRVEGPAEDFPEPGNPGAPEEV; via the coding sequence ATGAGCCCCGCTCACGCCGTGACCGTGACGGTGCTGGACACCGTCACCGTCTTCGACGGCACCGACACGGTCTACCGCTACGACATTCCGGCCGCCGGCATCAGCGAAGGGTGGGCGTTTTCCGCCGCCGTCGACCAGATCCGGCAGCTGGCCGGCCCCGCCGACGCCGCCGGCGGTGAGACGATCCGGGTCGAGCTGGAGGCCGACGACGACATCGACCCGGAGCTGCGCCGGGCTCTCAGCGCCCGCGGTTTCCTCCTCGACGACGACGCCGACAACGACGGCGCCGCCACGGCAGAGGCGGACGCGCCCCCGCCCGCCGCGCCGGTGCGCGGGCGTCACCGGCTCACCCGCACCACCCGCAGACGAATGCCCGCCGTCGTGCTCGCGGGCGCGGCTGTGCTGCTGGCGCTGCCGCTGGGCGTGATGGCGGCCCGCTCCGCCGGCGGGGCCGCCACGCCCTCCCCCTCCACCAGCACCGCTGCGCCGACCACCTCCGCGGCCGCCTCCACCCCGCCACCGGCGCCGACCACCAGCGCCGCCCCGACGCCGACTCCCGACCCCGTGGTCACGCACCGCCAGGACGGGTTGGCCATGGACACCCCGCGGGGCTACCGCATCACCGACCAGGCCGAGACCACCGTGTTCACCGGGCCGGACCCCGACCTGCGCATCCATACCGCCGCAGACCCCGTCCCGGAGGCCGGGGCGGAGTCCCTGCTGCAGGGGCTGCGCGCCCAGATCGACGCCGACCCCACCCTGCAGGAGCCGGTCAACGGAGGCGGGCGCCTGAGTTACGTGGAACGCCCCGGCGACGGTTCGGAAGTGAGGTGGCAGACCTGGGTCGTCGGCGACTCCCAACTCAGCGTGGGGTGCCACACCCGCTGGGCGGCCTCCCCGGAGCAGCGCGAGATCTGCGAGCTGGCGCAGGCGTCGTTCCGGGTGGAGGGGCCGGCGGAAGATTTTCCGGAACCGGGGAACCCCGGGGCTCCGGAAGAAGTCTAA
- a CDS encoding WXG100 family type VII secretion target, with product MSQMFRTEADVMRAAAGNVDDTNTSVQGELKRLQNVVDTVRGSWAGTAQVSFDNLMIRYNESARDLHEALASIADNIRSNAVGFEDMEATNAQSFDRVGAQGLAL from the coding sequence ATGAGCCAGATGTTCAGGACAGAAGCCGACGTCATGCGCGCCGCCGCCGGCAACGTCGACGACACCAACACCAGCGTGCAAGGCGAACTCAAGCGCCTGCAGAACGTCGTCGACACCGTGCGCGGCTCCTGGGCGGGCACCGCCCAGGTCAGCTTCGACAACCTCATGATCCGCTACAACGAATCCGCCCGCGACCTGCACGAGGCGCTGGCCTCCATCGCCGACAACATCCGCTCCAACGCCGTCGGCTTCGAGGACATGGAGGCCACCAACGCCCAGTCCTTCGACCGCGTCGGCGCCCAGGGCCTCGCCCTCTGA
- a CDS encoding WXG100 family type VII secretion target: MDMIKYEFGAIEGAAADIKSTAARMSNELEQLKSSLQPMVSTWEGESAVAYQEAQNKWDRAAEELNAILATISGTVDQGNRRMSDINRQAAGSWA, translated from the coding sequence ATGGACATGATCAAGTACGAGTTCGGCGCCATCGAGGGCGCCGCCGCCGACATCAAAAGCACCGCCGCCCGCATGAGCAACGAACTCGAGCAGCTCAAGAGCTCGCTGCAGCCGATGGTCTCGACCTGGGAGGGCGAGAGCGCGGTGGCCTACCAAGAGGCGCAGAACAAGTGGGACCGCGCCGCCGAGGAGCTCAACGCCATCCTCGCGACGATCTCCGGCACCGTCGACCAGGGCAACCGCCGCATGAGCGACATCAACCGCCAGGCCGCCGGCTCCTGGGCATAA
- the rplM gene encoding 50S ribosomal protein L13, whose product MSTYHPKSGDITRKWYVIDATDVVLGKLASTAADLLRGKHKPQFTPNVDTGDHVIVINADKVHISSNKREREMRYRHSGYPGGLTTMTLGQALDARPERVVEEAITGMMPHNKLTRTSVKKLHVFAGSEHPYAGQQPEPYEFKQVAQ is encoded by the coding sequence ATGTCTACTTACCACCCGAAGAGCGGTGACATCACCCGTAAGTGGTACGTCATCGACGCCACCGACGTGGTGCTGGGCAAGCTTGCTTCCACCGCAGCCGACCTGCTGCGTGGCAAGCACAAGCCGCAGTTCACCCCGAACGTGGACACCGGCGATCACGTCATCGTGATCAACGCCGACAAGGTCCACATCTCCTCGAACAAGCGTGAGCGCGAGATGCGCTACCGTCACTCCGGCTACCCGGGCGGTCTGACGACCATGACCCTGGGTCAGGCCCTGGACGCCCGCCCGGAGCGCGTCGTCGAGGAAGCTATCACCGGCATGATGCCGCACAACAAGCTGACCCGCACTTCCGTCAAGAAGCTGCACGTCTTCGCTGGTTCCGAGCACCCGTACGCCGGCCAGCAGCCCGAGCCCTACGAGTTCAAGCAGGTGGCACAGTAA